In one Diprion similis isolate iyDipSimi1 chromosome 6, iyDipSimi1.1, whole genome shotgun sequence genomic region, the following are encoded:
- the LOC124406896 gene encoding carbohydrate sulfotransferase 4-like, with translation MFDRVIFYGLVGFGSLCFMIWLGVEGSQKNAGEVERADDLISTLSEIQQAIDLQRIIIHDEMINYQYPNGRYNISANKLEDLVIEENGNPIRSVVVSTWRSGSTFFGDIFTARPGLFYHFEPLYDFGIKKIRGPPLASQALENLKALLSCEYASLDHYLEHVKNESWIFRSNPPLWTQCQAHPSICYDHRFLSKMCKLFPFQFMKILRPTLQIAQELLADKKLGVRLVFLARDPRGVFQSRKHRSFCQKSLDCLDPNLLCADMVSDYNTAVELQKKYPSTFRVLRYEDLSLEPYKRVEELFEFYGLDFHPNVTKYLDTHTKNDVGNAYTTYRDSKTAPFHWRTELEFKEVEEIQRNCFVPMKYWGYVPAVNASHQREFNPITNMPHL, from the exons ATGTTCGATCGGGTAATCTTTTACGGGCTAGTCGGCTTCGGATCTTTATGTTTTATGATTTGGTTGGGAGTGGAAGGATCCCAGAAG AACGCAGGTGAAGTCGAGAGAGCCGATGACTTAATTTCTACGTTAAGTGAAATACAGCAGGCCATCGATCTACAACGAATCATCATTCACGATGAGATGATAAATTACCAATATCCTAACGGAAGATATAATATAAGTGCAAA CAAACTCGAAGACCTGGTGATTGAGGAAAATGGAAACCCGATCAGGAGTGTCGTTGTATCAACCTGGCGTAGTGGGAGTACATTCTTTGGCGACATCTTCACGGCACGTCCGGGGCTCTTTTACCACTTCGAGCCACTTTATGATTTtggcattaaaaaaattagaggcCCTCCGCTTGCCAGTCAAGCTTTGGAAAATCTCAAGGCACTACTTAGTTGCGAATATGCGAGTTTAG ATCACTATTTAGAacatgtgaaaaatgaatcttGGATCTTTCGGTCTAATCCACCTCTTTGGACTCAATGCCAGGCTCATCCAAGCATCTGCTACGATCACAGATTCCTGAGCAAAATGTGTAAACTTTTCCCATTCCAGTTCATGAAAATTCTCCGCCCGACGTTGCAAATTGCACAAGAGCTTCTTGCCGATAAAAA gttGGGTGTGAGATTGGTTTTTCTGGCAAGGGATCCCCGGGGAGTGTTTCAGTCAAGAAAACATCGTTCGTTTTGTCAAAAAAGTTTGGATTGTTTAGATCCAAATTTACTTTGTGCAGACATGGTATCGGATTACAACACTGCTGTAGAATTGCAAAAGAAATATCCCTCCACATTCCG GGTGTTACGATACGAAGATCTATCTCTAGAGCCATATAAACGAGTGGAAgaacttttcgaattttatggCCTCGATTTTCATCCAAACGTTACGAAGTATCTAGATACTCACACGAAAAATGACGTCGGTAATGCGTACACTACGTACAGGGATTCAAAGACTGCTCCTTTCCACTGGAGGACGGAATTAGAATTTAAAGAAGTCGAAGAGATACAACGAAATTGCTTCGTGCCGATGAAATACTGGGGCTACGTTCCAGCGGTCAACGCTTCTCATCAAAGAGAATTCAATCCTATAACAAATATGCCTCACTTGTAA
- the LOC124406521 gene encoding carbohydrate sulfotransferase 4-like, whose amino-acid sequence MTKCCLKGVFQNKVDEIEKADNSSTTSSEIQQVLDLQRRIIRNEMSDYQFPNGRDKSRNATELKDLLMKESGNPIRSVIVARVRSGSTFLGDIVAAHPAVFYHCEPLLDFGTIRITDPPLTSQALKNLKRLLNCEYVDLDHYIEHGKTEYWNFRFNSPLWTQCQAHKSICYDSRFLSGMCELFPFQSMKIARLRLHIAKELLADKKLGVRLVLLVRDPRGILQSRKHTSFCSKNPDCMDPGLLCADLVSDFNSAVELQEKYPTTFRVIRYEDLSVEPHKQVEELFKFYGLHFHPNVKKYLDTHTKHNVGDVYSTYRNSKTAPFHWRTNLEFEEVEEIQRTCFMAMKHWGYVPALNASHQREFNPVTNYVLHL is encoded by the exons atgacgaaatgttGTCTGAAAGGTGTCTTTCAGAAT AAGGTAGATGAAATCGAGAAAGCTGATAATTCAAGTACTACTTCAAGCGAAATACAGCAGGTCCTTGATCTACAACGCCGAATAATTCGCAATGAGATGAGCGATTACCAATTTCCGAACGGAAGAGATAAAAGTAGAAATGCCAC CGAGCTGAAAGACTTATTGATGAAGGAAAGTGGAAACCCGATCAGAAGTGTCATTGTCGCACGCGTTCGTAGTGGAAGTACATTTCTAGGCGATATTGTCGCAGCACATCCGGCGGTCTTTTATCACTGTGAACCACTTTTGGACTTTGGCACCATTCGAATTACAGATCCACCACTGACTAGTCAGGCCTTGAAAAATCTAAAGCGACTACTAAACTGCGAATATGTCGATTTGG ATCACTACATAGAACACGGGAAGACTGAGTATTGGAATTTTAGATTTAATTCGCCTCTGTGGACGCAATGTCAAGCTCACAAGAGCATCTGCTACGATTCCAGATTTCTCAGTGGAATGTGCGAACTTTTTCCATTTCAGTCAATGAAAATAGCCCGCCTGAGATTGCACATTGCAAAAGAACTTCTCGCTGATAAGAA ATTGGGTGTAAGATTGGTACTTTTGGTAAGGGATCCCCGTGGGATTCTTCAGTCGCGGAAACATACTTCATTTTGTTCGAAGAATCCGGATTGTATGGATCCAGGTTTACTTTGCGCGGACTTGGTATCGGATTTTAACTCCGCGGTGGAATTGCAAGAGAAATATCCCACTACATTCAG GGTGATACGATACGAAGATCTCTCGGTTGAGCCGCATAAGCAGGTGGAAGAACTTTTCAAGTTTTATGGACTCCATTTTCACCCAAACGTCAAAAAGTATTTGGATACTCATACGAAACATAACGTCGGTGACGTATACAGTACATACAGAAATTCGAAGACGGCTCCCTTTCACTGGAGAACAAATCTAGAATTTGAAGAAGTCGAAGAGATTCAACGTACTTGCTTCATGGCAATGAAACACTGGGGTTACGTTCCAGCGTTGAACGCTTCTCATCAAAGAGAATTCAATCCCGTAACAAACTATGTGCTGCACTTGTAA
- the LOC124406895 gene encoding carbohydrate sulfotransferase 5-like isoform X2 — protein MSKLASFYGLVGLGSLCLVFLFFNQRYGSPMKHRIQPILAVGRSWENSAVVKEPDNSIATLNEIHQVLNLQRRMIRDEMIGYQYPNGRYNKSAKKLDDLVMERNGNPIRSVIITTWRSGSTFLGDVLTAHPGVFYHYEPLLDFDIVQIRGPPLASQALTNLKALLNCEYEDLDHYIQFGRGHSWLLNHNSPLWKQCQAHRRICYNHRFLSGMCKLFPFQSMKLVRLRLRVAQELLADEKLAVRLILLVRDPRGTLQSRKHRSFCRESPDCSDPSLLCADMVSDYNAAVELQRKYPSTFRVIRYEDLAVEPYKHVEELFKFYGLDFHPSVKRFLDTHTKNDVGGVSSTYRNSKAAPFHWRADLEFEEVEEIQRNCIVAMRHWGYVRAINASHQREFNPITDYVLRL, from the exons ATGTCTAAGCTCGCAAGCTTTTATGGGCTGGTCGGCCTCGGATCTCTATGCTtggtatttttattcttcaaccAAAGGTACGGCAGCCCAATGAAACATCGAATACAGCCGATATTAGCTGTGGGACGATCCTGGGAG AATTCAGCTGTCGTCAAGGAACCTGACAATTCGATTGCCACCTTGAACGAAATACACCAAGTCCTTAATCTGCAACGAAGAATGATTCGCGACGAGATGATAGGTTACCAATATCCCAATGGCAGATACAACAAAAGTGCCAA AAAGCTTGACGATTTGGTGATGGAAAGAAATGGAAACCCAATCAGAAGTGTCATTATTACAACATGGCGTAGTGGAAGTACGTTTCTCGGCGATGTTCTCACCGCACATCCCGGGGTCTTCTATCACTATGAACCGCTTTTagattttgatattgttcaaattcGAGGTCCTCCCTTGGCCAGCCAAGCTTTGACAAATCTTAAGGCGCTACTGAACTGCGAATACGAAGATTTGG ATCACTATATACAATTTGGAAGGGGCCATTCTTGGCTTTTGAATCATAACTCACCACTGTGGAAGCAATGCCAAGCTCACAGAAGAATCTGTTATAATCACAGATTCCTTAGCGGAATGTGTAAACTTTTTCCATTCCAGTCTATGAAGCTTGTCCGACTCAGATTACGTGTTGCACAAGAACTTCTTGCTGACGAAAA ATTAGCTGTAAGATTGATTCTCTTGGTAAGGGATCCCCGTGGGACTCTCCAGTCGAGAAAACATCGTTCTTTTTGCCGAGAAAGTCCGGACTGTTCAGACCCAAGTTTACTCTGTGCAGATATGGTGTCAGATTACAACGCCGCGGTGGAATTGCAGAGGAAATATCCCTCCACATTTag GGTGATACGGTACGAAGATCTGGCTGTTGAGCCGTATAAACACGTGGAagaactttttaaattttatggcCTCGACTTTCACCCGAGTGTGAAAAGGTTTTTAGACACTCATACAAAAAATGACGTCGGCGGTGTGTCCAGTACATACAGAAATTCGAAAGCGGCACCTTTTCACTGGAGGGCGGATTTAGAATTTGAAGAAGTCGAAGAAATTCAACGAAATTGTATTGTGGCAATGAGACACTGGGGTTACGTGCGAGCAATCAACGCGTCTCATCAAAGAGAATTCAATCCCATAACAGACTATGTACTACGTTTGTGA
- the LOC124406895 gene encoding carbohydrate sulfotransferase 5-like isoform X1 gives MSKLASFYGLVGLGSLCLVFLFFNQRYGSPMKHRIQPILAVGRSWEDFETTPEPYEFEEPVSNSAVVKEPDNSIATLNEIHQVLNLQRRMIRDEMIGYQYPNGRYNKSAKKLDDLVMERNGNPIRSVIITTWRSGSTFLGDVLTAHPGVFYHYEPLLDFDIVQIRGPPLASQALTNLKALLNCEYEDLDHYIQFGRGHSWLLNHNSPLWKQCQAHRRICYNHRFLSGMCKLFPFQSMKLVRLRLRVAQELLADEKLAVRLILLVRDPRGTLQSRKHRSFCRESPDCSDPSLLCADMVSDYNAAVELQRKYPSTFRVIRYEDLAVEPYKHVEELFKFYGLDFHPSVKRFLDTHTKNDVGGVSSTYRNSKAAPFHWRADLEFEEVEEIQRNCIVAMRHWGYVRAINASHQREFNPITDYVLRL, from the exons ATGTCTAAGCTCGCAAGCTTTTATGGGCTGGTCGGCCTCGGATCTCTATGCTtggtatttttattcttcaaccAAAGGTACGGCAGCCCAATGAAACATCGAATACAGCCGATATTAGCTGTGGGACGATCCTGGGAG GATTTTGAAACAACACCAGAGCCCTATGAATTTGAGGAACCAGTATCG AATTCAGCTGTCGTCAAGGAACCTGACAATTCGATTGCCACCTTGAACGAAATACACCAAGTCCTTAATCTGCAACGAAGAATGATTCGCGACGAGATGATAGGTTACCAATATCCCAATGGCAGATACAACAAAAGTGCCAA AAAGCTTGACGATTTGGTGATGGAAAGAAATGGAAACCCAATCAGAAGTGTCATTATTACAACATGGCGTAGTGGAAGTACGTTTCTCGGCGATGTTCTCACCGCACATCCCGGGGTCTTCTATCACTATGAACCGCTTTTagattttgatattgttcaaattcGAGGTCCTCCCTTGGCCAGCCAAGCTTTGACAAATCTTAAGGCGCTACTGAACTGCGAATACGAAGATTTGG ATCACTATATACAATTTGGAAGGGGCCATTCTTGGCTTTTGAATCATAACTCACCACTGTGGAAGCAATGCCAAGCTCACAGAAGAATCTGTTATAATCACAGATTCCTTAGCGGAATGTGTAAACTTTTTCCATTCCAGTCTATGAAGCTTGTCCGACTCAGATTACGTGTTGCACAAGAACTTCTTGCTGACGAAAA ATTAGCTGTAAGATTGATTCTCTTGGTAAGGGATCCCCGTGGGACTCTCCAGTCGAGAAAACATCGTTCTTTTTGCCGAGAAAGTCCGGACTGTTCAGACCCAAGTTTACTCTGTGCAGATATGGTGTCAGATTACAACGCCGCGGTGGAATTGCAGAGGAAATATCCCTCCACATTTag GGTGATACGGTACGAAGATCTGGCTGTTGAGCCGTATAAACACGTGGAagaactttttaaattttatggcCTCGACTTTCACCCGAGTGTGAAAAGGTTTTTAGACACTCATACAAAAAATGACGTCGGCGGTGTGTCCAGTACATACAGAAATTCGAAAGCGGCACCTTTTCACTGGAGGGCGGATTTAGAATTTGAAGAAGTCGAAGAAATTCAACGAAATTGTATTGTGGCAATGAGACACTGGGGTTACGTGCGAGCAATCAACGCGTCTCATCAAAGAGAATTCAATCCCATAACAGACTATGTACTACGTTTGTGA
- the LOC124406895 gene encoding carbohydrate sulfotransferase 5-like isoform X3, translating into MYNSAVVKEPDNSIATLNEIHQVLNLQRRMIRDEMIGYQYPNGRYNKSAKKLDDLVMERNGNPIRSVIITTWRSGSTFLGDVLTAHPGVFYHYEPLLDFDIVQIRGPPLASQALTNLKALLNCEYEDLDHYIQFGRGHSWLLNHNSPLWKQCQAHRRICYNHRFLSGMCKLFPFQSMKLVRLRLRVAQELLADEKLAVRLILLVRDPRGTLQSRKHRSFCRESPDCSDPSLLCADMVSDYNAAVELQRKYPSTFRVIRYEDLAVEPYKHVEELFKFYGLDFHPSVKRFLDTHTKNDVGGVSSTYRNSKAAPFHWRADLEFEEVEEIQRNCIVAMRHWGYVRAINASHQREFNPITDYVLRL; encoded by the exons atgtat AATTCAGCTGTCGTCAAGGAACCTGACAATTCGATTGCCACCTTGAACGAAATACACCAAGTCCTTAATCTGCAACGAAGAATGATTCGCGACGAGATGATAGGTTACCAATATCCCAATGGCAGATACAACAAAAGTGCCAA AAAGCTTGACGATTTGGTGATGGAAAGAAATGGAAACCCAATCAGAAGTGTCATTATTACAACATGGCGTAGTGGAAGTACGTTTCTCGGCGATGTTCTCACCGCACATCCCGGGGTCTTCTATCACTATGAACCGCTTTTagattttgatattgttcaaattcGAGGTCCTCCCTTGGCCAGCCAAGCTTTGACAAATCTTAAGGCGCTACTGAACTGCGAATACGAAGATTTGG ATCACTATATACAATTTGGAAGGGGCCATTCTTGGCTTTTGAATCATAACTCACCACTGTGGAAGCAATGCCAAGCTCACAGAAGAATCTGTTATAATCACAGATTCCTTAGCGGAATGTGTAAACTTTTTCCATTCCAGTCTATGAAGCTTGTCCGACTCAGATTACGTGTTGCACAAGAACTTCTTGCTGACGAAAA ATTAGCTGTAAGATTGATTCTCTTGGTAAGGGATCCCCGTGGGACTCTCCAGTCGAGAAAACATCGTTCTTTTTGCCGAGAAAGTCCGGACTGTTCAGACCCAAGTTTACTCTGTGCAGATATGGTGTCAGATTACAACGCCGCGGTGGAATTGCAGAGGAAATATCCCTCCACATTTag GGTGATACGGTACGAAGATCTGGCTGTTGAGCCGTATAAACACGTGGAagaactttttaaattttatggcCTCGACTTTCACCCGAGTGTGAAAAGGTTTTTAGACACTCATACAAAAAATGACGTCGGCGGTGTGTCCAGTACATACAGAAATTCGAAAGCGGCACCTTTTCACTGGAGGGCGGATTTAGAATTTGAAGAAGTCGAAGAAATTCAACGAAATTGTATTGTGGCAATGAGACACTGGGGTTACGTGCGAGCAATCAACGCGTCTCATCAAAGAGAATTCAATCCCATAACAGACTATGTACTACGTTTGTGA